The DNA segment ATTTACCACTAATATCTTTATCAAATAATGGTTGCCAGTTGCTGCCCCAAAGGACTTTAATGACATTCCAATTAGCGCCTTGGAATACACCAGCTAATTCTTCAATAATTTTACCATTACCATTAACTAAGCCATCTAAGCGCTGTAAATTACAGCTAATAACAAAAGTAAGATTGTTTAGGTCTTCTCTTGATGCGCGTGTGATTGCACCAAGTGATTCTGGCTCATCCATTTCGCCATCACCTAAAAATGCCCAAACATGTCTACCTTTAGTATCAGAAAGGCCGCGATGCTCTAAATATTTTAAGAAACGAGCTTGATAAATTGCTTGAACAGGACCAAGACCCATTGAAACAGTAGGGAACTGCCAGTAATTTGGATGTAAATAAGGGTGAGGGTAAGAAGCTAAGCCATCTTGACCACATGTTTGTTGTCTAAAAAGTGTTACTTGGTCTTCACTAAAGCGCCCTTCAATAAATGATCGGGCATAAATAATTGGTGAGCTATGACCTTGAAAAAATACCAAATCACCACCTTCAGTTTTATTTGGCGCTTTAAAAAAGTGGTTAAAACCAACTTCATAAAGTGTTAAAGCACCAGCCCCTGATGAGATATGCCCACCTAAAGAGCTATCTTTTTTGTTAGCTTTAGCAACCATAACAGCGGCATTCCAGCGAATGGTTGTTTCGATTTGTTGTTCAAGTGTAATATCACCTGGGTAGTCAGGTTCATCTTCAACAGCAATGGTATTTGCATAAGTATAATTAGCACCTTGATATTGTGTTTTTATACCTAAGGTATGCGCTTTTTGGTTTAATTCATTTAAAATTTGAAAACCGGCTTCAATACCACCACGTTCGATTACAGACTCAAGTGCTTCCAGCCATTCATTTGATTCAGCAGGATCAACTACTTGAGTTGAAATTAAGTCAGCCATAATTAACTCCACTAGTCTTGATTATCAGACATTTAAATTCGGTTTAGAATGTTTTAACAACCGATTAGATTTCAACATGCTGTGATTATAGCGAAAACATTAGCAGAAATACATGCTTAAATATTTAATTACTTTTGATAAATAAAAATTATTTAAATTTATGGTTATAATTAAGTTATACATACTATGGTTTTAATTGCACTTTAATAAAAACCTGATATAGTACGCACAAGAAGTGTAAAAAGGCGCTTTAGCACTGTCTTAAGTATACAGATAAGACTAAAGAGTAGCTTGTTAGTTTTGACTAACCTTAAAATTACAAAAGAACACTTTTTGAAAACTAGACTCAAAATAAAAATTTTGGAGTATAAATTAAAGCGAAAAAGCAAAAGATAAAAGATTGTTGAATAAATGAAGTTAAGATTGCTTTTTGCTTATAGATGACAAACAGATTTTAGTATGGATTTTTTAGCCTTTTAATTGATAATATAGAGGCCAATTAATTGACAGATTGTATAAATGTACGGTTTAAACCTTTGAAAAAAATGATAAAAATTAAGGTTAACTTGTTAATTTTATAATCGGAGTAATAAAAATTTTCAAGTAGAATTATACTACTACTAATGTGCTTGTCAGTAAGCAATCAAATATCATTTATCTAATAAATGTCAATATTTTATCTCTTATATGTATTTTCGCTATATGCAATTATAATATAATTAAAGAGGTTTATATTAATTATGAAAAAAATGTTAATTAATGCGCGTCAACCAGAAGAAGTAAGAATCGCGACGACTGAAAATGGAAAATTATTAAATATTGATATAGAAAGTATTGATTATGAACAAAAAAAGGCCAATATATATAAAGGTATTGTTACACGCGTTGAGCCAAGTTTAAATGCTGCATTTATTAGTTATGGTGAGAAACGTAATGGCTTTTTACCATTTAAAGAAATTGCGCCGGAATACTTTAAAAAACAAGTTAAAGAAGGTCAAGATATACCTTTAACTGAGTTATTAGATGTTGGTCAAGAAATTATTGTTCAGATTAACAAAGAAGAACGTGGAACAAAAGGTGCAGCGTTAAGTACCTATATTACGTTAGCTGGTTGTTACCTAGTTTTAATGCCAAATAATCCTGAAGCTGGTGGAATCTCTCGCCGTATTGAAGGTAATGAACGTCAAAAATTAAAAGAGCTATTTGATTCATTAGATATTCCAAAAGGCATGGGCGTTATTATCAGAACTGCAGGTGTTGATCGTCAAGTTGAAGAAATGCAGTGGGATTTAAGTGTTTTATTAAAACTTTGGAGTGCAATCAATCAAGCTTATAAGAGTGCGCCTGGACCATTTTTAATTCATAGTGAAAGTGATATTACTGTTCGTGCAATTAGAGATCACTTAAAAGATGATATTGAAGAAATTATTGTTGATAGTGAAGAGGCAGGTGAGACACTTAAGCGTCAATTATCATTATTACGTCCTGATTTTGTAGAGCGTGTTAAAATATATAATGATACAATTCCGCTTTTTTCAAAAGAGCAAATTGAAAGCCGTATTGAAGAAGCCTATAAAAGAGAAGTCATTTTACCTTCAGGTGGTTCGATTGTAATTGATGCAGCTGAAGCATTAACAGCAATTGATATTAACTCTGCTAAAGCAACTCGTGGCGATAATATTGAAGAAACAGCATATTTTACTAATTTAGAAGCTGCTGAAGAAATTGCTCGTCAATTACGTCTACGTGATATAGGTGGTTTAATTGTTGTAGATTTTATTGATATGCAAGAAAATGAGCATCAACGCAACGTTGAGCATGCATTGATTGATCAATTAGCAAAAGATCGTGCTAAAGTGCAAATGACACGTATTTCAAGATTTGGCTTAGTTGAGATTTCACGACAAAGACTTCAATCTTCATTGGGAGAGTCAGCAACAATTTCTTGTCCACGTTGTGAGGGACAAGGCATTATTCGTTCAGTGCCTTCATTAGCATTATCAATATTACGCTTAATAAAAGAAGAAGCGCATAAAGAAAAAACTAATGAAATTCGCGTTCAATTACCAATTTCAGTTGCAACTTACTTATTAAACGAAAAACGCGATGCTGTTAAAGATATAGAATCTGAATTAGACTTTAAATTGGTATTAATTCCAAACCCTAATCTTGAAACACCTCATTACTATATTCAAAGAATTTGGGGTGATAATTATGTGGCAAATAAATCAAGCTATAATTTAATCGAAGAAAGAAAAGAAGATTCAGAAAATTATATTAAACCTAAAAAGACTAAAGCTCAGCAGCCTCTAGTTAAGTCAATGACTGTAGAAGCGGCACCAAAAGCTCAGGCTAAGCAAAAATCTGGTTTATTTAAAAAAATATGGAATAGTATTTTTACAACAAGTGAAGAAGTAGCTGAAAAGCCAAAAGCGAGTAAAGCTCATTCTTCTAAAAAACCTGCTCAAAAACAGCAAGGCCAGCAGAAAAAGCGTACACAGCATCAACAACGTCATCATGGTCAGCAAAAGCAAGATCGAGATCATTCAAAAGATCGTAGAAAATCTCAACAATATGGTGGTTCAAAAGGTAGAGGCCAAAAGTCAAATCAAACAGATGGAGATCGCCGTTCTCATTCTGCGCGTAGTAACCAACGCAATAATACTCGTCCAAATTTATATAAAAGTGAAGATGTTGTAGATGTACAAATTGCTTCAACTTCTCAACCTGAACAGAAAGTATCTAACAAAGATCAAAGTAAAGATGTAGCAACTAAAGCAAAATCTAAGTCTAAGTCTAAGCAAACTGTAATTACATCTGCTGATGCATTAGTTGATTCTTTAAATGTTGCGCCACTTAAATTTGAGACAACAAGTAAGTTAATTAAAGATCCTAAAAGTCGTATTAGCAGCAATGTTGAGCAAATTTTAAAAAGCTCAGATTCACAAAGCTCAATGCAACAGATAGAAACACAATCAACGTCAAATAAGGTGAAGTATCTGAAATTTGAATATGTTGATTTGGCGCAGTTAAAACGTGAGCAACTGGAAAAAGAAGAGAAGGCAAAAA comes from the bacterium SCSIO 12844 genome and includes:
- a CDS encoding Rne/Rng family ribonuclease gives rise to the protein MKKMLINARQPEEVRIATTENGKLLNIDIESIDYEQKKANIYKGIVTRVEPSLNAAFISYGEKRNGFLPFKEIAPEYFKKQVKEGQDIPLTELLDVGQEIIVQINKEERGTKGAALSTYITLAGCYLVLMPNNPEAGGISRRIEGNERQKLKELFDSLDIPKGMGVIIRTAGVDRQVEEMQWDLSVLLKLWSAINQAYKSAPGPFLIHSESDITVRAIRDHLKDDIEEIIVDSEEAGETLKRQLSLLRPDFVERVKIYNDTIPLFSKEQIESRIEEAYKREVILPSGGSIVIDAAEALTAIDINSAKATRGDNIEETAYFTNLEAAEEIARQLRLRDIGGLIVVDFIDMQENEHQRNVEHALIDQLAKDRAKVQMTRISRFGLVEISRQRLQSSLGESATISCPRCEGQGIIRSVPSLALSILRLIKEEAHKEKTNEIRVQLPISVATYLLNEKRDAVKDIESELDFKLVLIPNPNLETPHYYIQRIWGDNYVANKSSYNLIEERKEDSENYIKPKKTKAQQPLVKSMTVEAAPKAQAKQKSGLFKKIWNSIFTTSEEVAEKPKASKAHSSKKPAQKQQGQQKKRTQHQQRHHGQQKQDRDHSKDRRKSQQYGGSKGRGQKSNQTDGDRRSHSARSNQRNNTRPNLYKSEDVVDVQIASTSQPEQKVSNKDQSKDVATKAKSKSKSKQTVITSADALVDSLNVAPLKFETTSKLIKDPKSRISSNVEQILKSSDSQSSMQQIETQSTSNKVKYLKFEYVDLAQLKREQLEKEEKAKIAKREAQEAKREAVKAKKAYDEAQKLKAEEEQAQKYQKTDVKATEAVAIEDKAKQQDQATQQTAAIQSEEQKQMAVTSESFAKADENSEAVISIDVSENVSEFDSEVEIVIDYPEDKLEQSQVEEQELVVQASSESLEEERVEASDIDDHAEVEIVETDSTDIADDEKTEIQSAVEESIEVTEEEHLEEDDEEPVVPAPQIQAEIIEQVTIETKPQIVIGHEVNDQRDGETTVSIEVSKTDVEEDTQEAVEETSNEASSVIEEKDLEQEEPQKLETEHVMVEEVKKEDKEHHDAKSKKDEASASKKRKPQQQRRGGGQKKHHRGGTQQAKGHSNQQNKKHSDDDASSKKSSHHKKDSNKEHQQKKAKPHHKKQHDENKHSSTKDNQSNTKKEEKEES